Proteins found in one bacterium genomic segment:
- a CDS encoding DUF3800 domain-containing protein has product MAVEAYIDDSGSSARDITFALAGFVANVEAWALFSKAWQTVLDGPPKLDYFKMHEAFRRSGQFSGWTEDAIQRRLMQLVDLIRSGGLIRVHCTMHRADYNATIKGKADSRIDDPYFPCFYQVLVAVIKFQIQNQWTQKIDFVFDEHGGVGHRTVLWYDAFKKAYPKESRTYLSGPPIFRDDKKFLPLQAADLYAGQIKEFTRLNRVVMSP; this is encoded by the coding sequence GTGGCGGTTGAAGCGTACATTGACGACAGCGGGAGCAGCGCGCGGGATATCACGTTCGCGCTCGCGGGGTTCGTTGCGAATGTCGAAGCCTGGGCGTTGTTCTCGAAGGCATGGCAGACTGTACTTGATGGCCCCCCGAAACTTGATTACTTTAAGATGCACGAAGCGTTTCGTCGGAGCGGCCAGTTTTCGGGATGGACCGAAGATGCGATCCAACGTCGTCTCATGCAGCTTGTGGACCTTATCCGAAGCGGCGGTCTTATCCGGGTGCATTGTACGATGCACCGAGCCGACTACAACGCTACGATCAAGGGGAAAGCCGACTCGCGCATTGATGACCCGTATTTTCCGTGCTTCTATCAGGTTTTGGTGGCCGTCATCAAGTTTCAGATACAGAACCAATGGACCCAGAAGATTGATTTTGTTTTCGATGAACACGGCGGCGTCGGCCACCGGACTGTTCTATGGTATGACGCATTCAAGAAAGCCTACCCGAAGGAATCCAGAACGTATCTGAGCGGTCCACCGATCTTCCGCGATGACAAGAAATTCCTTCCGCTTCAGGCCGCCGATCTGTACGCGGGACAAATCAAAGAATTTACACGGCTTAATCGTGTCGTTATGTCTCCT